In Paenibacillus sonchi, a single genomic region encodes these proteins:
- the rpoN gene encoding RNA polymerase factor sigma-54, whose amino-acid sequence MKQEQRLKLTMTPELRQAIQILQYSSEELMCYLREQANENPVIDLQEYDISIDGESRENLKSKSGNTEEMLDWVAKPPDTLYEHLKSQLGLVCGLTCMQRKTALYLIGNLDEKGYLAMDALEVAGRIGVNPAEVLAMLALVQSFEPAGIAARNLEECILLQLRRSGAEVELAIAVVQRHLADLAANRLQRIADALGAGISEVQQMSDRIRRLNPFPGAAFNHNEHRYIIADITVEQSGSGKYQVRVSDTGSPQVAVNPHYRQMLRALPKQEEARQFIHDKYSTACWLIKSLEQRRQTLKRVAEAIVAVQRDFFDGCSHGLQPLTQKDIAKSTGLHESTISRAVNNKYMQTPRGLFELKYFFTSALASANGETASSESAKKRIRQLIDEEDKRKPLADQTIAETLAKEGLEISRRTVAKYREEMRCLSSAKRKRF is encoded by the coding sequence TTGAAACAAGAACAGCGGCTGAAACTGACGATGACGCCCGAATTACGGCAGGCCATCCAAATCTTGCAGTATTCATCGGAAGAATTGATGTGCTATCTAAGGGAACAAGCGAATGAGAATCCGGTTATCGATCTGCAGGAATATGATATATCTATCGACGGAGAGAGCAGGGAGAATTTAAAATCTAAAAGCGGGAATACGGAGGAAATGCTGGACTGGGTTGCCAAACCGCCGGATACCCTCTATGAGCATTTGAAGTCACAGCTTGGACTGGTCTGTGGCCTAACTTGCATGCAGCGGAAGACGGCGTTATATCTGATCGGCAACCTGGATGAAAAAGGCTATTTGGCAATGGACGCACTGGAGGTTGCCGGACGGATAGGCGTCAATCCGGCAGAGGTTCTGGCTATGCTCGCCCTGGTGCAGAGCTTCGAACCGGCGGGTATTGCAGCCCGCAACCTGGAGGAATGCATTCTTTTACAGCTCCGGCGCTCGGGTGCAGAGGTTGAGCTTGCCATTGCAGTGGTACAGCGTCATCTGGCGGATTTGGCGGCCAACCGGCTGCAGAGAATCGCGGATGCGCTCGGAGCCGGCATATCTGAGGTTCAGCAGATGTCCGACCGGATACGCAGGCTGAATCCGTTTCCGGGCGCGGCATTTAACCATAACGAGCACCGGTATATTATCGCGGATATTACGGTGGAGCAATCCGGCAGCGGCAAGTATCAGGTGCGGGTGAGCGATACCGGTTCGCCGCAGGTCGCGGTCAATCCGCATTACCGGCAGATGCTTCGGGCTCTTCCCAAGCAGGAGGAAGCCCGGCAATTTATTCATGACAAGTACAGTACTGCTTGCTGGCTTATCAAAAGTTTGGAGCAACGCAGGCAGACTTTGAAGCGTGTCGCCGAGGCTATCGTTGCGGTTCAGCGTGATTTTTTCGACGGTTGCAGTCATGGACTGCAACCGCTCACCCAAAAAGACATTGCAAAAAGCACCGGGCTGCATGAATCCACGATCAGCCGGGCGGTCAACAACAAATACATGCAGACGCCCCGCGGATTGTTCGAGTTGAAATACTTCTTTACTTCCGCTCTTGCATCAGCGAACGGTGAAACCGCTTCCTCGGAGAGCGCCAAAAAACGCATTCGACAGTTAATCGATGAAGAGGATAAGCGCAAACCGCTGGCCGATCAGACAATTGCGGAAACGCTGGCCAAGGAAGGTCTGGAAATTTCCCGCAGAACCGTAGCCAAATACCGGGAGGAAATGCGGTGTCTCTCTTCTGCCAAAAGAAAGCGGTTTTAA
- a CDS encoding PTS sugar transporter subunit IIA, producing the protein MIGVIVGTHGRFSEELLRSTSMVYGQLENVVGVTFEPGESVNGLVDKFKIALGTIEWSDGVLFLVDLFGGSPYNAASRIAAGYENMDIVSGVNLPMVVDVLVSRSTEQLEDLVKLAIRAGQDSMKSFRTVREIQTEEEL; encoded by the coding sequence ATGATTGGAGTCATTGTGGGCACGCATGGAAGATTTTCCGAAGAACTGCTAAGGTCGACGTCGATGGTCTATGGTCAATTGGAGAACGTGGTGGGAGTTACGTTTGAACCGGGTGAAAGCGTTAACGGACTTGTAGATAAATTCAAAATAGCACTTGGTACGATTGAATGGAGCGACGGTGTTCTATTTCTAGTTGATTTGTTCGGCGGCAGCCCGTATAACGCAGCCAGCCGGATCGCAGCCGGCTATGAGAATATGGATATTGTATCTGGAGTTAACCTCCCCATGGTCGTTGACGTTCTGGTCAGCAGATCGACGGAGCAATTGGAAGATCTGGTGAAGCTGGCGATTCGTGCAGGGCAGGATTCGATGAAATCGTTCCGCACCGTTAGAGAAATTCAAACAGAGGAGGAATTATAG
- a CDS encoding mannose/fructose/sorbose PTS transporter subunit IIB, with protein MEISFVRIDDRLIHGQVATVWVKETKCNKIIAVSDEVAADTLRKTLLLQVSPPGINAYVVTIDKAIEAYNNPKYADFKTLFLFTNPSDVLRVVEGGVPFKSVNVGGMCYKEGKKQITGAVSVDKQDLEAFRKLHEKGIELEIRKVASDPKVNLISKIQGL; from the coding sequence ATGGAAATTTCATTTGTTCGTATTGACGACAGACTGATTCACGGCCAAGTAGCAACGGTATGGGTGAAAGAAACAAAGTGCAACAAGATAATCGCCGTGAGCGATGAAGTGGCAGCGGATACATTGCGGAAAACCTTGCTGCTTCAAGTATCTCCGCCAGGAATCAATGCTTACGTCGTTACGATCGATAAAGCGATTGAGGCGTATAACAATCCGAAATACGCTGACTTCAAAACGCTGTTTCTGTTTACCAATCCATCGGACGTGCTTCGCGTAGTGGAAGGTGGGGTACCATTCAAGTCGGTGAATGTCGGCGGCATGTGCTACAAGGAAGGCAAGAAACAGATTACGGGAGCAGTATCCGTCGACAAACAGGACCTCGAAGCTTTCCGCAAGCTCCATGAAAAGGGCATCGAATTGGAAATCAGAAAAGTCGCCAGCGATCCTAAGGTGAATCTGATTTCCAAAATTCAAGGTTTATAG
- a CDS encoding PTS mannose/fructose/sorbose transporter subunit IIC: MSTFEIVMVAIVAAICGMGSVLDEGQTHRPLIACTLIGLVLGDVKTGIILGGTLELMALGWMNVGASMAPDAALASIVSTILVIVGHQSIGAGIAVAIPIAAAGQVLTIFVRTITVFFQHLADKYAESSNFKGIELCHFIALLLQGLRVALPAVLVAVAAETGLVTDLLNAIPDVVTRGLQIAGGFIVVVGYAMVINMMSAKYLMPFFFLGFVVAAFTGINLVGFGIVGAVLAVLYIQLNPKYNTKNVAVGEIDEL, translated from the coding sequence ATGAGTACTTTTGAAATCGTGATGGTAGCGATAGTTGCAGCCATTTGCGGCATGGGCAGCGTGCTGGACGAAGGGCAGACGCATCGGCCGCTGATTGCCTGCACCCTGATCGGTCTGGTCCTTGGCGATGTCAAGACGGGTATTATTCTAGGCGGTACACTGGAACTGATGGCGCTTGGGTGGATGAATGTCGGCGCATCCATGGCTCCCGACGCGGCGCTTGCCAGTATAGTATCAACTATTCTGGTTATTGTAGGGCATCAGTCAATAGGTGCGGGTATTGCCGTCGCCATACCGATTGCTGCCGCAGGTCAGGTACTTACGATTTTTGTCCGGACGATCACCGTGTTCTTCCAGCATCTGGCGGATAAATATGCGGAATCCTCAAATTTCAAGGGAATTGAGCTATGTCACTTTATTGCGCTATTATTGCAAGGTTTACGCGTTGCTCTGCCGGCTGTTTTGGTAGCGGTAGCCGCCGAGACGGGATTGGTCACGGACCTGCTGAATGCGATTCCGGATGTCGTAACGAGAGGATTGCAAATCGCGGGCGGCTTTATCGTCGTCGTCGGTTATGCGATGGTTATCAACATGATGTCCGCCAAGTATCTGATGCCTTTCTTCTTCCTTGGCTTCGTCGTTGCCGCCTTCACGGGCATCAACCTTGTAGGTTTTGGTATTGTGGGCGCGGTGCTGGCCGTTCTGTACATCCAGTTGAATCCGAAATATAACACGAAGAACGTGGCGGTGGGCGAAATTGATGAACTGTAG